The region GACACGGCAGTCATGGCCGATGTGCACGTACGCCATGATCCAGTTGTCGTCGCCGAGCGTCGTGACGCCCGTGTCCTGGACGGTGCCCGTATGGATCGTCGTGAATTCGCGGATCGTGTTGCGATCGCCGATCACGAGCCGCGTCGGCTCGTCCTTGTACTTCATGTCCTGCGGACGGCCGCCCACCGACGCGTAATGGCCGATGCGATTGTCTTCGCCGATCGTCGTATGGCCTTCGATCACGCTGTGCGAGCCGATCGTCGTGCGCGCGCCGATCGTCACGTGCGAACCGACGATCGCGTACGGGCCGACCTCGACCGTCTCGTGGAGCTGCGCGCCCGGCTCGATGATCGCCGTGGGGTGAATCCTGCTCATGCGCCGTTGCCTCTCAATGTCTATGTCGCGTTGCGTAGCCTTGCGTGCCGCGCGCTCAGGGCGCCGCGTCGGCCGTCTTGACCGTGCACATCAGCTCGGCTTCCGCCGCGACCTTGCCGTCCACTTCCGCAACGGCCTTGAACTTCCAGATGCCGCGAATATAGCGCTCGAACGTCACGTTCAGGATCAACTGGTCGCCCGGCTCGACGACGCGCTTGAAGCGCGCGTTGTCGATGCCGACGAAGTAATACAGCGTGTTCTCCGGATCCTTCGGCTGCGCCTCGGCGAACGTGAGGAGCGCGGCCGCCTGCGCGAGCGCCTCGATGATCAGCACGCCCGGCATCACCGGCCGCTTCGGGAAGTGGCCGGTGAAGAACGGCTCGTTGACCGTCAC is a window of Burkholderia mallei ATCC 23344 DNA encoding:
- the fabZ gene encoding 3-hydroxyacyl-ACP dehydratase FabZ; amino-acid sequence: MSTEKINFDIHKILTLLPHRYPILLVDRVLELEPHKAIKALKNVTVNEPFFTGHFPKRPVMPGVLIIEALAQAAALLTFAEAQPKDPENTLYYFVGIDNARFKRVVEPGDQLILNVTFERYIRGIWKFKAVAEVDGKVAAEAELMCTVKTADAAP